The genomic segment GATAAAAATATCGTTAGCGAAACGATATTAAATTACGGACTCTCGAAAACCACTGTGCTCTGGACGCTGGCGATAGTCTGGGCAATCAACGGTTATTTTCAATCGTTCGGCGCGCTTTCTATTGTCAAGATTAATGCGCAATGGTTTCATGTTACAGAGCGGGGCACATTCTCCGCGATATTCGGCGTTTTGATTCGATTCGGTCTGATTCTGGCATTCTCTGGCACGCCGCTGATCGTGAAATTCTTGCCATGGTACTGGGCTTTCTGGATTCCGGCCATTGTCGTTGCGGTTTTGTTTGTACTGACGACGTTCTTTGTCAGAGATACACCGGCCGCCGCGGGTTATCCGGATCTAGACACGGGTGACGGGACGGTCAATGTTGAGGAGAAAGTCAAATTCAAAGAAGTGCTTACCAAAGTATTCGGCAGTAAGATCATGTGGACGATAGCGATTGGCTCGATGATGATCGGCTTCGTGCGGCGTGGAGTGGTCGATGCTTGGTGGCCGCTTTACTATAAAGAAGTACAGGGCGTTACCGGAGTCGATCTTGCACCGCAATTGACGGCATGGGGCATTGCAATTTTAGGTATTATCGGTGGTTTTGCATTTGGAATTTCGTCCGACCGGGTTTTTGGCGGACGCCGAGCGCCGGTGATCGTTATTGGTTTTATCGGCATGATCGTCGTGCTTAGTTTTTTCTATCTTGCCGATGTTTTTCAGCTTGGACCGATTGCAGCCGCTATTTCACTGGCTTGCCTGTCGTTCTTTGTGAATGGATCGCATGGTATGATCGCCGGGGCAGCCACGATGGATTTCGGTGGACGCAAGGCCGCCGGAACCGCCGTAGGTTTGATTGACGGTATGCAGTATCTGGCGGGTGCATTCGTCGGAATGCTCGTCGGGTACGTAACCACTAATTGGGGCTGGCAAGCCTGGAAACTTTGGCCGATTCCGTTTGCCCTTATCGGAGCAGTCGTAATGTCGCTGTTATGGAACACCACACCCCAAAGAAGAGCAAGTCATTAATACGAATATAGGAGAAGACATCATGGGAAAAAACATTTTTGATATTCTTATTCTGAATGGTCGACCCGCATCCGGTAAATCGGAAGTCATCGACTATCTAAAAAAGCAGACGCCAGAAGTTAGGGGAAAGCGGTTTCATATTGGAAATTTTGACGAGATCGACGATTTTCCGATGCTCTGGATATGGTTTGAGGAAGACGCAATTCTGGAAAAACTGATGGACAAACCGCGAATTCATTCGGACAAAGATGGATATTTCTTGCACGAATATCTTTGGCATCTGCTGATCGAGCGGATTTCGATGGACTATTCGAAACGACTACGCGATCATGAAAATTACCACGATCATACAACAACGCTCGTTGAATTTTCTCGTGGCTCGGAACACGGCGGTTACCGGGCGGCATATCCGCATCTTTCTCAGGAAATATTGAAGAAAGCGGCAATTTTTTATATCGATGTTCCATTTGAAGAATCACTCAGAAAAAATCGCAAACGGTTCAACCCGGAAAAACCAGATAGCATTCTTGAACACGGTTTACCGGACGCGAAACTGAAAAGATTATATGAATTTTCCGACTGGGAAGAATTTAAAGGAACCGATCCAGAGTTTGTTACGGTCAAAGGTATTCAAGTGCCATATGTTGTCCTGCACAACGAGCCCGATATTACCACGGCGCGTGATGAAAACCTTGGAAACGTGCTTGAACAACTATTCGGAAAACTCTGGAAAACCAGAAACCGCTAATCCCGAAGAGTCAGAATAACCAACCGCCCGCGATGCTTGAACATGCGGGCGGTTTTAATTATGATTGATCAAATTCTTTGTTCAGGGGGTCGAGGGCGGTGTTTGTTCGGGTGATTTTTCCCGGATAAACTTGAGAATTTTGTCTTTGAGAATATTTCGCGTGATTCGAAATGCCATCAGTCGCCGTTCTTCATTTCCGATAACGCGAATTGGATCGTCTATGTACCAATTAAGCCTTTCGTTTTTTCCCGGAAAGTTGGGACAGCTAATTGCCGCAACCTCACAGAGCGGAATAACATAGTCGAATTCCGTGTTTTTGTAAACGTCGAGGTGTTTGGATTCTTGTCCTTCCGTAGAAATTCCAATCTCTGATAAAACCTGCCGCGTGTAGCGATGCAATCCCGCAGGACTCGTGCCGGCACTGTGTGGATCAAACCATTCGCCGCCGAAATTTCGCATCAGGGCTTCTGCCATCTGACTTCTGACGGAGTTTCCGGTGCAGATAAACAGAATGGGTATTTTTTTCATTGACAATTCCTTATGTTTTAGAAACAATATCTAACAAAAATGACGGTTGAATATTAAAGACTTTGTACATTTTTTACAATCTTTGTCTTTAACTTTGCCCGGTGATGAAGGAAAATGTGAAGAATCTGGAGGATTTTATCCGGCAATTTTGTCGGGATGCTGGTTTCTCGGCTTACGGTTTTGCGCCGCCCGTGCTGGATGAAAAGTATCGAATTCGTTTTGCATCGTGGATTTCTGGCGGTAAGCATGCAGATATGGTGTGGATGGATCCCGATGTTTCGGGACGGGAACGAACCGACCTGACAATCCGGTATCCTTGGGTGAAATCGGTTTTAGTTGTTGTGGAGAATTATTTTTCGGATTACCCCAATCGCTATGAAGATGCAACGATATCGAAATACGCCAGAGGTGAAGATTATCATCGTATTCTCAAGCAGAAATTGCGTCAACTGCTATCCGTTTTAAAATCGGTGGAACCTTCTATCGTGGGAAAAATATTCGTTGATACAGGCGCGGTTCTGGAAAAAGCATTTGCCGTTTCCGCTGGACTTGGTTGGCTGGGAAAAAACACGACTCTCATCGTTGAGAATGTTGGATCGTTTTGCTTTCTTGGCGTCTTATTATTGAATCGGGAATTTCCATTTGGTGAGGTTAAGCCGAGCCGATGCGGTTCGTGTGATAAGTGTCTGAAATCTTGTCCGGCGAGTGCGATCTCGGAGCCCGGAGTTTTGGACGCGAGGAAATGCATTTCATATCTGACGGTCGAAAATAAAGGAGCCTTTTCAGATACGGAAAAAAAACATCTCCATGGTTCTCTCTACGGGTGTGATGTTTGTCAGAATGTTTGTCCGTGGAATATTCTTTGGGCGAAACCGTCAGCAGAAGCGCGATATTTTAACCGATCAGAAGCGCTCGACCGGCCGCTTTCGGAATGGGAAAAACTGTCAGAGGCGGAGTTTTTGGATCTCTTTCAAAATAGCCCGATCAAAAGGTTGAAATACGAGAGGTTTCGCCGAAATGTAGTGGCGCTTAGGGGACGGTCAACGATGACGTTTGATTTTTTACGAGAAATCTTTACCTTTATTGGAAAATTTATCGTGTCTGGCAGATTGTCGGATAAAGAAAAAATAAGGAGGAAACTGTGAAAAGGCGAGAGTTTATTAAAGCCAGTTCAATCATAACGGCAGGCGCCCTGACCCTGCCGTGGTGGATGGAATCCGCCCGCGCAGAAAAATTATCTGCAGGCTCAATACAAAATATGGAAGAGATTTTTGGCGTGACAAAAGCGGAAATGAAAAAATTGATCGCTACCGCCATGTCTCATGGAGCGGAATTCGCCGATCTGTTTTTCGAATATCGCGTTTCTGCTTCACTGCGCATGGAAGAAGACATCATCAAAGATATCAGCCGCGGAATCGTGATGGGGCTCGGTGTTCGTGCCGTTCAGGGTGATCAGGTCGGATATGCCTATACTGATGAACTAAATTTTGAAAAGATGAACGCCGCCGCACTTGCCGCTTCTTATATTGCCAACACAACCGCCGGAATAAAAGTGATCAAAGTCGCTTCGACTCCGAAAAAAGATTTGTATTCGCTTAAAGAATTGAGCGTCGATGCGGATTTGAACACAAAGCTCGGGCTGATCCAGCGGTCAAATATCTCGGCAAAAATATACAGCCCGAAAATCTCAAAAGTTTATGTTGGAATCAATGACGAGATGAAGCAGATCATGTACATGAATTCGGACGGAAAATATTTCACCGATGTTCAGCCCATGCTCATCATGCGGACGAGTGCCGTCGCCGAGGAAGGAAAGAATCGACAAAGCGCCGGAGCCGCATACGGCGGCAGAGTCGGATTGGAATATTTTTCGATACCCGAGAATTCTCCCGAAGAGATTGCCAAAGAAGCCGCACAAATCGCCGTAATGAACTTACAAGCCAAACCCGCTCCGGTCGGACCGCAAGTCGTTGTTCTGGGGCCGGGCGAAAGCGGCGTTCTGCTTCATGAGGCAGTCGGACACGGGCTCGAAGCCGATTTCAATCGCAAAAATCTGTCGAATTATTCAAATCAGATTGGACAAAAAGTTGCTTCGGAATTTTGCACGGTCGTTGACGCCGGGATATATCCGAATCTTCGCGGCTCGATCAACGTAGATGACGAAGGAAACATACCGACAGAGGCGGTTTTGATCGAGAACGGAATCCTGAAAGGTTATATGCACGATATGATATCGGCGAAAGTAATGAAATGTGCACCGACAGGAAATGGCAGACGTCAGGCTTATAGCTATCCGCCGATTCCGCGTATGACCAATACATTTATGCGTGGCGGAAAATATGATCCGAACGATATTATTAGTTCCGTAAAAAACGGTGTTTATGCCAAGCGGTTTGGCGGCGGTCAGGTTGACATTACAAAAGGTGATTTTACCTTCGGCGTCTATGAAGCGTATCTCATCGAAAACGGGAAAATCACGATGCCATTGAAAGACGTCACGCTTATCGGAAATGGACCGGAGGTGATGAGAAAAGTTCAGATGGTCGGCAATGATCCAACCATCTCAAAAGGCGGCTGGAATTGTGGAAAAGATGGACAATACGTGCCGGTCAGTGTCGGAATCCCGACAACTAAGGTCAGTGAAATAACAGTCGGCGGAACCCAATCATAGAGGCAAATTATGGATAATTTGAAGAAAATCTCAGAGTTTATTATCGGTGAAGCCGCAAAAAACGGCGCAGACGAATCGGATGTTTTGATTGTGAATTCTACCAAAGCAAGCGTCAAAGTCAGGCTTGGCAATATCGAAGAACTCAAGCAGGCGAATCCAAAGTCGTTAGGCATCCGGATTTTTAAGAACAAGAAAAAAGCGTTGACCTACACAAGCGATTTTCGGGAAGAATCGCTGAAGAAATTGGTCAAACAAACCGTCGAAATGGTGCAAGTTACCGGCGAAGACAAACTTTGCGGCTTGCCAGATAGCCAATATCTTGGTAAGGCAAATGTCACGCTGAATCTTTTCGATCCAAAGATCGAAACAATACCGATGTCTGAAAAAATACGGCTGGCGACAGAAATCGAAAAGATCGGCATGAAGCAAAGCCCGCTGATTACCAATTCCGACGGCGCATCATGGAGCGATTCCCGAAGCAAAATTGTACTGGCAAACTCCCTGGGTTTTTATGGAGAACAGGAATATTCCAATTGCGCGTTGGTGCTGTCGCTTGTTGCGGAAAAAGATGGTGTCAAACAGACCGACTACTGGTACACAAATCATCGGTTTTTTAATAAACTTGACCCAATTGAATCCGTTGCCAAAATTGCGGCCGAAAGAACGCTTCGGAAACTGGGTGCGCGAAAGCCAAAATCACAGACCGTACCAGTTATTTTTGATCCCAACGCGGGACAGGATTTTTTGTCGATTCTTGAATCAACAGTTATCGGAACAGCCATCTATCGTCGCAACTCATTTCTGATCGATAAACTCAATCAGGAAATTGCGGTAAAGGATTTTACGCTGATAGACGATGGGCTTATGCCAGATGGACTTGGATCTCGATTTTTCGATGATGAAGGTTTGCCGAGTCGTAAAAATGTTGTGATTGAAAACGGTGTTTTGAAAAAATATCTCTGTGATTGCTATTCGGCGAAAAAACTCGGCGTGGAGCCGACCGGTAGCGCATCTCGTGGCGTTGGCTCTGCTCCCGCGCCGGGCGCGAGCAATTTTTATTTACAAAAAGGATCGATTCCGCCGGAAGAGATGATCGCGTCGGTGAAGGGAGGATTGTACCTGACGAATGTTCATTGGGTTGGTATCAATTATGTGACAGGCGATTATTCGCGCGGCGCGGAAGGAATCTGGATAGAAAACGGGAAACTGACTTATCCAGTGCAGGAATTTACCATTGCCGGAAATATGCTGGGCATGATGAAAAACATCACGATGATCGGTAATGACCTGAAATTCCGCGATTCGGTCAACTCGCCAACGTTTAAGATCAAAGAACTCGTTATCAGCGGAAGTTGATTTTTAGGGAGAAAAATCGTTTGAATATTCTCATTTGTGTCAAAGTTGTTCCGGATTCCGAAACGATCGTCAAGATCGCGCCGGATGGTAAAAATATCGAGGAAACGAACGTCAGATTTGCCGTTAATCCGTACGACGAATACGCGCTCGAAGCCGGCGTTCAGCTCAAAGAAAAATTCGGCGGAGAAGTCACCGTGATTTCGGTTGGCGACGAGAATGCCGCCGGTGTCATTAAAAAGTGTCTTCCCGTCGGAGCCGATAAGGCGATTCATCTTGTTGCGCCAAACAGCCGGATGATGGATGCGTTGTCAATCGCTCGGATTTTATCGGACGAAGTATCGAATCACCCGTTTGACATTATCTTTTGTGGAAAGACGACAATCGATGACCAAAACGGGTTGGTTGGCGAACTGCTTGGTTCTTTGCTGAACATTCCGGTAATTTCAGCGGCAAGTCAGTTTTCTATCGAAGGAGAACGCGCTGTCGCTTCACGCGATGTTGATGGGACGAAAGAGATTGTCGAATGCGCTCTTCCCTGCCTGATAACAGCGGAAAAAGGGCTGACGAAACCGCGTTATCCGTCGCTTAGAGAAATCATGCTGGCAAAGAAAAAGCAAATTGAATCCAAGACGGTAATTTCCAGCGAACCAATTCTATATGTTCTTGGGATGGAATATCCACCTAATAGACCTTCGGGAAAAATCATCGGCGAAGGTATTAGCGCCGTACCGGAATTGATTCGTCTACTGAGGGAAGAAGCAAAAATTTTATAGGATTTGCATGACTAAAGTAATTGTATTTGTCGATCATAAAAATGGTGTCATAAAAAAAGTGACAGCCGAGACGCTTTCCGTTGGAAAAAACATTGCGGGTCAATCGCAGATCACGGCCGTTGTGCTTGGACCTGGGGCGAAAGGCGCGGCCTCTTGTCTCACAAAATATGGGATAGATAGAGCGATCGTTTTTGAAAGCGAATATCTTACCAATCCCGCTTCACTGAATGCCGCCAAGCCACTGATTGCAATCATTAAGCGGGAACAACCGGATGTCGTACTCTTTCCGCATACAGCGGCGATCAAAGAACTCCTCGCGGCGGTCTCCGCAAACCTTGAGGTTTCGCCGACGGTTGATAGCGTTGCCATAGAAAATATTGACGGAAGACTCATCTGTCGCCGTCAGATTTATGCTGGAAAAGTTGTCGAGAGTTTAACATCGAACCAAACGCTGAAGATCGTATCAATTCGTCCCAATATTTTTCCTGTTATCGAACGTGATTCGGAGATAAAGGTCGAAGAGTTTTCGTTCCTGTTGGGCGCGACGGACATCATAACGACCATTCGGCAGGTTTCCGGCGAAGGAAAAACGCGCCCAGATCTGATGGAAGCTAAAATTATTGTTGCCGGCGGGCGCGGAATGGGATGCGCCGAGAATTTTGCCATTCTCGAGCAATTGGCAGATGTTTTGGGAGCGGCTGTAGGCGCGAGCCGCTCCGTCGTTGACGCCGAATGGCAACCGCAATGTATTCAAATCGGGCAAACCGGCAAAACGGTCGCGCCGGATCTGTATATTGCCTGCGGTATTTCGGGCGCTATTCAGCATATTGCCGGAATTTATTCATCCAAGATAATCGTGGCGATAAACAACGATCCTGACGCGCCTATTTTTAAAATAGCCGATTATGGAATCGTGGGAGATGTCCGGGAAGTCGTTCCGGCGATTATTCAAGAAATAAAGAAAATAAAACTGTCGTCATTGAGTTAGGAGTTCGCATTGTCACAATCATTATCTGAATCTGTCATTGCCGTCGACGCGATGGGTGGCGATTATGCGCCGGATGAGATCGTTGCTGGTGTTGCTCAGGCGACCCTTGAATCCTCGACAAAAGTAATTCTTGTCGGGGACAGAAATAGAATAGACGAAATTCTTTCGAAAACCGAACATAAACCTAACCAGATCGAAGTCGTTCACACCACGGAGATTATAACAAATGAGGATGTCCCCAAGATTGCGATTAGTCAAAAACCGAACGCATCGATCCTCGTGGCGGCGAAACTTTGTGGAGAAGGAAAAGCGCACGGATTAGTTTCCGCGGGCAACACAGGCGCTTATGTGTTAGCCGCCGCAAAATATATTCCGCGCATCGTTGGCGTTCGAAAAACCGCTATCGCGACGGTTTATCCGACGCAAAACGCTCAGAAGCGGAAAGACCATTTTGCTTTACTGCTTGACGTTGGCGCTAACATTCACTGCGGCGTCGAAGATATGGTTCAGTTTGCGCTGATGGGGAAACTTTATGCGTCGGATATCAAGGGAATTCCTGAACCGACCATAGCCCTGCTAAACATGGGAAAAGAATCGCATAAAGGTGGCGATATGTTGGTTAGAGTTTATGAAATTCTCAAAAAATTACCGATCGTCAACTTTATCGGTAATATTGAGGGAAACGACGTGATGAAAGGTTTGGCTGACGTCGTTATCACAGAAGGTTATGTCGGGAATATTGCGATGAAATTGATGGAAGGCATGGCAGAAACGTTGGCGCATCTAGGAAAATACGCCTACAAACACCGGTTTATTTGGATGCTTGGCATGATCGCTCTTTCGGGTGGAATCAAAGAATTAAAAGCGGCGACAGATTATTCAGAATATGGCGGCGCACCACTTCTTGGGTTCCAGAAGATTGTGATCAAGGCGCACGGGCGCTCGAAAGCCAAAGCGATTACAAATGCGGTGAAAGTAGCCGCAAAAACACATCGCGATCACGTCTGCGAAAAAATCGCCAATGAAATCGCCCAGTTTGAATCGCACGATTATAGTGATGGAATCGGTTAAGCGAGTTCATTGGGTTGGATTGGGTTGAATAGGTAGATTGGTCCTGTCCGCCAACGGCAGATTGATTGTGTTTGATTCGGTTGAATGGGTAATTTGGGCTTTCCCGCCACCGGCGGATTTCATGTCTCGTCCGCTTAAAGCAAATTTGCAATTTGCAATTTGCAATTTGACATTTGAAATCATACATCCTAATCTCCATCGGCAAATTCTCTATCGAGAATCTCCAATCTCCAACGTTCAATCAAATTAATTAGCCCTGCCCCTTAGCAACGAAAGAAAAATGTCTTAATGACTTAATGACCAATGCCCAATGACTTGATCTTTTTCCCTCACTTCACTCCTGCACATCTCAACCTTTTCGCGATAATTCGAGAAAAAAGTTGAATAAAACAAAATCGGCATTTAAATTCTTTCCATTGATGTTAATAACCGTGCGATTTCTCCGGAGTTAAGATGTC from the Candidatus Marinimicrobia bacterium CG08_land_8_20_14_0_20_45_22 genome contains:
- the queG gene encoding tRNA epoxyqueuosine(34) reductase QueG, with product MKENVKNLEDFIRQFCRDAGFSAYGFAPPVLDEKYRIRFASWISGGKHADMVWMDPDVSGRERTDLTIRYPWVKSVLVVVENYFSDYPNRYEDATISKYARGEDYHRILKQKLRQLLSVLKSVEPSIVGKIFVDTGAVLEKAFAVSAGLGWLGKNTTLIVENVGSFCFLGVLLLNREFPFGEVKPSRCGSCDKCLKSCPASAISEPGVLDARKCISYLTVENKGAFSDTEKKHLHGSLYGCDVCQNVCPWNILWAKPSAEARYFNRSEALDRPLSEWEKLSEAEFLDLFQNSPIKRLKYERFRRNVVALRGRSTMTFDFLREIFTFIGKFIVSGRLSDKEKIRRKL
- the tldD gene encoding metalloprotease TldD (responsible for the proteolytic maturation of the E. coli pMccB17 plasmid-encoded microcin B17, an exported protein that targets the essential topoisomerase II DNA gyrase; degrades the E. coli plasmid F-encoded CcdA); its protein translation is MEEIFGVTKAEMKKLIATAMSHGAEFADLFFEYRVSASLRMEEDIIKDISRGIVMGLGVRAVQGDQVGYAYTDELNFEKMNAAALAASYIANTTAGIKVIKVASTPKKDLYSLKELSVDADLNTKLGLIQRSNISAKIYSPKISKVYVGINDEMKQIMYMNSDGKYFTDVQPMLIMRTSAVAEEGKNRQSAGAAYGGRVGLEYFSIPENSPEEIAKEAAQIAVMNLQAKPAPVGPQVVVLGPGESGVLLHEAVGHGLEADFNRKNLSNYSNQIGQKVASEFCTVVDAGIYPNLRGSINVDDEGNIPTEAVLIENGILKGYMHDMISAKVMKCAPTGNGRRQAYSYPPIPRMTNTFMRGGKYDPNDIISSVKNGVYAKRFGGGQVDITKGDFTFGVYEAYLIENGKITMPLKDVTLIGNGPEVMRKVQMVGNDPTISKGGWNCGKDGQYVPVSVGIPTTKVSEITVGGTQS
- a CDS encoding peptidase; amino-acid sequence: MDNLKKISEFIIGEAAKNGADESDVLIVNSTKASVKVRLGNIEELKQANPKSLGIRIFKNKKKALTYTSDFREESLKKLVKQTVEMVQVTGEDKLCGLPDSQYLGKANVTLNLFDPKIETIPMSEKIRLATEIEKIGMKQSPLITNSDGASWSDSRSKIVLANSLGFYGEQEYSNCALVLSLVAEKDGVKQTDYWYTNHRFFNKLDPIESVAKIAAERTLRKLGARKPKSQTVPVIFDPNAGQDFLSILESTVIGTAIYRRNSFLIDKLNQEIAVKDFTLIDDGLMPDGLGSRFFDDEGLPSRKNVVIENGVLKKYLCDCYSAKKLGVEPTGSASRGVGSAPAPGASNFYLQKGSIPPEEMIASVKGGLYLTNVHWVGINYVTGDYSRGAEGIWIENGKLTYPVQEFTIAGNMLGMMKNITMIGNDLKFRDSVNSPTFKIKELVISGS
- a CDS encoding electron transfer flavoprotein subunit beta, translated to MIFREKNRLNILICVKVVPDSETIVKIAPDGKNIEETNVRFAVNPYDEYALEAGVQLKEKFGGEVTVISVGDENAAGVIKKCLPVGADKAIHLVAPNSRMMDALSIARILSDEVSNHPFDIIFCGKTTIDDQNGLVGELLGSLLNIPVISAASQFSIEGERAVASRDVDGTKEIVECALPCLITAEKGLTKPRYPSLREIMLAKKKQIESKTVISSEPILYVLGMEYPPNRPSGKIIGEGISAVPELIRLLREEAKIL
- a CDS encoding electron transfer flavoprotein subunit alpha; this encodes MTKVIVFVDHKNGVIKKVTAETLSVGKNIAGQSQITAVVLGPGAKGAASCLTKYGIDRAIVFESEYLTNPASLNAAKPLIAIIKREQPDVVLFPHTAAIKELLAAVSANLEVSPTVDSVAIENIDGRLICRRQIYAGKVVESLTSNQTLKIVSIRPNIFPVIERDSEIKVEEFSFLLGATDIITTIRQVSGEGKTRPDLMEAKIIVAGGRGMGCAENFAILEQLADVLGAAVGASRSVVDAEWQPQCIQIGQTGKTVAPDLYIACGISGAIQHIAGIYSSKIIVAINNDPDAPIFKIADYGIVGDVREVVPAIIQEIKKIKLSSLS
- a CDS encoding phosphate acyltransferase PlsX, which gives rise to MSQSLSESVIAVDAMGGDYAPDEIVAGVAQATLESSTKVILVGDRNRIDEILSKTEHKPNQIEVVHTTEIITNEDVPKIAISQKPNASILVAAKLCGEGKAHGLVSAGNTGAYVLAAAKYIPRIVGVRKTAIATVYPTQNAQKRKDHFALLLDVGANIHCGVEDMVQFALMGKLYASDIKGIPEPTIALLNMGKESHKGGDMLVRVYEILKKLPIVNFIGNIEGNDVMKGLADVVITEGYVGNIAMKLMEGMAETLAHLGKYAYKHRFIWMLGMIALSGGIKELKAATDYSEYGGAPLLGFQKIVIKAHGRSKAKAITNAVKVAAKTHRDHVCEKIANEIAQFESHDYSDGIG